A window from Pangasianodon hypophthalmus isolate fPanHyp1 chromosome 4, fPanHyp1.pri, whole genome shotgun sequence encodes these proteins:
- the LOC113540027 gene encoding regulator of G-protein signaling 20, whose amino-acid sequence MGSERVEMGKCPEQDTGNSVQTHITSSNKDMQDSVNRYTLGWLNAPPNACCFCWCCCCSCSCLTVKPSKAEKIKEKTHEKENEATVEEPAGPTLQEAQSWAKSFEHLIKSPNGRANFRQFLKSEFSEENLLFWLACEELKKETNRTVVEQTVKQIYEDFVSVLSPREVSLDSRAREVISKNMLDPSSQTFDEAQQQIYTLMQRDSYPRYMNSSVYADLIASLETAKTAEES is encoded by the exons ATGGGGTCTGAGCGGGTGGAGATGGGGAAATGTCCAGAACAGGACACTGGAAATTCCGTCCAGACGCATATCACTTCTTCCAACAAAGATATGCAGGACAGCGTGAACAGGTACACTCTTGGCTGGCTGAATGCACCTCCAAACGCTTGCTGCTTCTGCTGGTGCTGTTGCTGTAGCTGCTCCTG TCTTACAGTAAAACCTTCTAAGGCAGAAAAGATTAAGGAGAAGacacatgaaaaagaaaatgaagctACAGTTGAGGAACC AGCTGGTCCGACACTACAGGAGGCCCAATCGTGGGCAAAATCATTCGAGCACTTGATTAAGAGTCCAAATGGCCGGGCCAATTTCCGTCAGTTTCTTAAGAGTGAGTTCAGTGAAGAGAACCTGTTGTTCTGGCTGGCCTGTGAGGAGCTGAAGAAAGAGACCAACAGAACTGTGGTGGAACAGACTGTTAAGCAAATATATGAGGACTTTGTCTCTGTGCTGTCACCTAGAGAG GTGAGTCTGGATTCACGTGCACGAGAGGTGATTAGCAAGAACATGCTGGATCCATCCTCACAAACCTTTGATGAGGCACAGCAGCAAATATACACACTCATGCAGCGAGACTCATATCCTCGTTACATGAACTCCAGCGTTTATGCAGATCTTATTGCAAGTTTGGAAACGGCTAAAACAGCTGAGGAGTCCTaa